From the genome of Monomorium pharaonis isolate MP-MQ-018 chromosome 1, ASM1337386v2, whole genome shotgun sequence:
TTGAACGTAACGCATGCAGAAGTGTCTGGGAAAAGATATATCACAATTAACGAAATTCGTGATATCATCCGAAGATTGGAAGTTAGCTTGAAATGTTCGCGGGATTTGGAAGCTGCCAGATTCCTGCGATATTCCACCTTGAAATCTCGCGATAAAATTCTAACGGACGATCTGAAGAAGATTAAAACGCGAAACAAACAGATGTTAAGTGAGTGAAACTTTTATATGCTTCAATGCCGCTTATTTAGCTCGTAATTTATTCGGAAAATCGCTCTTTAGATTTATTTCGACAAAGCGTCACGGATGTTCAGCTCGGTTCTCTCGATATATTGCCGGAAACTCTGAGAAGACAAGTGCAAAAAACATGGCATCAGaagtaatttattctaatattatactattaacGATTTTGGCACATTGGTATATTacatttcagatacgatactCTATTATCTCAGAACGAgcaattaaagaaacaaattattgCTACAAATTGTGCGATGAAACAGAAACAGAAAGAAGTAAGGGACTATTTACTGCTATAAATagaattgcaatataaaagtaag
Proteins encoded in this window:
- the LOC105834491 gene encoding uncharacterized protein LOC105834491 isoform X3, which produces MLNVTHAEVSGKRYITINEIRDIIRRLEVSLKCSRDLEAARFLRYSTLKSRDKILTDDLKKIKTRNKQMLNLFRQSVTDVQLGSLDILPETLRRQVQKTWHQKYDTLLSQNEQLKKQIIATNCAMKQKQKEV
- the LOC105834491 gene encoding uncharacterized protein LOC105834491 isoform X2, with product MLNVTHAEVSGKRYITINEIRDIIRRLEVSLKCSRDLEAARFLRYSTLKSRDKILTDDLKKIKTRNKQMLNLFRQSVTDVQLGSLDILPETLRRQVQKTWHQKYDTLLSQNEQLKKQIIATNCAMKQKQKEVRDYLLL
- the LOC105834491 gene encoding uncharacterized protein LOC105834491 isoform X1, whose translation is MLNVTHAEVSGKRYITINEIRDIIRRLEVSLKCSRDLEAARFLRYSTLKSRDKILTDDLKKIKTRNKQMLNLFRQSVTDVQLGSLDILPETLRRQVQKTWHQKYDTLLSQNEQLKKQIIATNCAMKQKQKEIDMLEERLLIAGYVVNPKKH